From the genome of Pseudopipra pipra isolate bDixPip1 chromosome 13, bDixPip1.hap1, whole genome shotgun sequence:
AGCGTGGGCTATGTCCTCTTGTTCAGTCTGTTGCCCACACATCACCACAGAGCCATCTGGAAGGGCTGTGCCTACCCAGGGAGGGACCCGTGTCCCTTCTCTTTAGTGACCTGTCACCCCCTTGTGTCCCCAGGAGTGCCCTGGGATGGGACACCAGCCTGCTTCCCCCAAAGAGCCTCCTCGGTGTCCTTCCCATTCCCACGCGTGCTCTCCTGCCCCAGTGAGCACCAGCACTCTCCTCCCAGAGcatcccagggcagggctgggactggcCCCGTGGCCTCCAGCCCTCAGCCCTGTGGCCTCTGcccctgcaggggctgggcaggggcagggcaggtctggggacctgggggtgcCCACATGGAGCCCAGAGATGAGGTCATGGAACCCCCTCGGGCCCCTCAGCACCCACCCCCGCTCCgtgctgtccctgtccctcggGTGACACTGGCCACGTGGCCGCTGTCCGTGAGGGTGTCCGTGTAGGGCGACACCAGGGCCAGGTCGCAGGTGGGCACGGGCCGGAGCCGGTTGGCGGCCCCCCGGCGCAGCCCCCGGTACTTGTCCCCGGCCAGGAAGTACAGGATGGGGTCGAGGCAGCTGTTGATGCTGGCCAGGGGCCGCGTGATCTTGTAGGTGAAGTTGATGATGTTGAGGGTCCGGCAGTCGGCTTGGAAGTAGCGGGAGGTGTAGTAGAGGGTGCGAGTGATGTGGAAGGGCACAAAGCAGATGGCAAAGACGGCGAGCACGATGATGATCATCTTGATGGAGCGTTTCTTGTAGGAGGGCATCCGCGGGTTGGGGCTGGAGAGGCTGGACTTGCCGAGCTGCTTGGCCATGAGGCAGTAGCACAGGACGATGACCAGGAAGGGGAGCCCGAAGAGCAGGGCCATGACAGAGGAGCTGTAGTGCACGTAATGGTCGAACTCCTCGGGCTTGGTGGTGTCGTGGCACAGGGTGGTGTTGCCCGTGGAGCTGGTGGTGACAAAGATGAGGTTGGGGATGAGGCAGATGGTGACGA
Proteins encoded in this window:
- the P2RY4 gene encoding P2Y purinoceptor 4, which codes for MATSGRTFPVALWTPTLTPWPGGNTTEVAEEKCVFDEEFKFILLPISYSIVFVVGLPLNSWALWIFISRMRPWNATTTYMVNLAVSDMLYVLSLPTLVYYYADRNNWPFGKWLCKIVRFLFYANLYSTILFLTCISVHRYMGICHPIRSLKWVKTKHARIICVGAWLVVTICLIPNLIFVTTSSTGNTTLCHDTTKPEEFDHYVHYSSSVMALLFGLPFLVIVLCYCLMAKQLGKSSLSSPNPRMPSYKKRSIKMIIIVLAVFAICFVPFHITRTLYYTSRYFQADCRTLNIINFTYKITRPLASINSCLDPILYFLAGDKYRGLRRGAANRLRPVPTCDLALVSPYTDTLTDSGHVASVTRGTGTARSGGGC